Proteins from a single region of Chryseobacterium sp. W4I1:
- a CDS encoding cell wall metabolism sensor histidine kinase WalK — translation MKFYRLTLVASCLLTLVMFLLVIIFDSLKDIYYRTPLFKIGLTICLIVIFMINYVVLELLFNYYGRKQVRGLSQMLPQEIVHDNNENITIKELGERFSDLNQQQITEIDMMKEMESYRKEYIGNVSHELKTPLFSIQGYVETLRDGGVDNLTIRDKYLERIDKSVERLIAIVTDLDMINRLEAGEISITNSRFDVNLLIKEIFDLLEYEAEKHNTTLQIQTLHPQIFVDADKQKISQVFINLISNAIHYANRQEAKVVVKTSVLKNKVLIEVIDNGMGIKAEALPRIFERFYRVETSRSRREGGSGLGLAIVKHILEAHNENITVESVYLEGTKFSFMLEKSK, via the coding sequence TTGAAATTTTACAGACTTACACTCGTCGCCTCGTGTCTTCTGACACTGGTGATGTTTCTTTTAGTAATCATTTTTGATTCACTGAAGGATATCTATTACCGGACTCCACTTTTCAAAATTGGCCTTACCATCTGCCTGATTGTCATTTTTATGATCAATTATGTAGTTCTTGAACTCCTTTTCAACTATTACGGAAGAAAACAGGTTCGTGGACTTTCGCAAATGCTTCCTCAGGAAATTGTTCATGATAACAATGAGAATATAACCATTAAGGAATTGGGTGAAAGATTCTCAGATCTCAATCAACAGCAGATCACAGAGATCGATATGATGAAAGAAATGGAAAGCTACCGGAAAGAATACATCGGAAACGTTTCCCATGAACTTAAAACCCCGTTGTTTTCTATTCAGGGATATGTAGAGACTCTGAGAGACGGTGGTGTAGACAACCTTACCATCCGTGACAAATATCTGGAAAGAATCGATAAATCTGTAGAAAGGCTCATCGCAATCGTTACAGATCTTGACATGATCAACCGTCTGGAAGCAGGAGAAATCAGTATCACCAACTCAAGATTTGACGTTAACCTTCTCATCAAAGAGATTTTTGACCTTCTTGAATATGAAGCGGAAAAACATAATACCACGCTCCAGATCCAAACCCTTCATCCCCAAATCTTTGTAGATGCAGACAAGCAGAAGATCTCACAGGTTTTTATTAATTTAATTTCAAATGCCATCCATTATGCCAACAGGCAGGAAGCTAAAGTGGTTGTAAAAACCAGTGTTCTAAAAAATAAAGTTCTCATTGAGGTCATAGACAACGGTATGGGAATAAAAGCGGAAGCACTTCCAAGGATCTTCGAAAGATTCTACCGTGTGGAAACCAGCAGAAGCAGAAGAGAAGGAGGTTCCGGCCTCGGCCTTGCTATTGTAAAACACATCCTGGAAGCCCATAACGAAAATATCACCGTGGAAAGCGTCTATCTTGAAGGAACCAAATTCAGTTTTATGCTTGAAAAAAGTAAATAA
- a CDS encoding glucosaminidase domain-containing protein — MKRLFLLVSLLVLSKFSAQTWATEDQYIQKFAKYAVEEMEKYKIPASITLAQGLLETGGGQSRLAQEGKNHFGIKCKEDWTGKTMKHTDDAPNECFRVYEDPRQSYEDHSIFLSTRKYYTSLFNLDMKDYKAWAYGLKKAGYATNPRYASILITKIEKYRLYEYDNTNSGEVLYAVLRMYPDLKDDRSFMAQLEPSKTYTKKAKDPVTVEVPYKQTSYAQQQKRVERIKTKAEILNSILIKSHPNEGLKYIVIPEDTNVKFIADKFKVSESRLIKWNELDSDILKKNDIVFLESKNSTGNTAIYKAESGEDMHDIAQKFGIKLNKLYAKNRMDEGQKPSAGQLIYLIDKKPRN, encoded by the coding sequence ATGAAAAGACTTTTCTTACTCGTAAGCCTTTTAGTTTTATCAAAATTCTCGGCCCAGACTTGGGCTACTGAAGACCAGTATATTCAAAAATTTGCTAAATATGCGGTAGAAGAGATGGAAAAATATAAAATTCCAGCTTCTATTACATTGGCTCAGGGACTCTTAGAGACCGGAGGCGGGCAGAGCAGGCTGGCTCAGGAAGGCAAAAATCATTTTGGAATAAAATGCAAGGAAGACTGGACCGGCAAAACCATGAAGCATACCGATGATGCTCCCAATGAATGTTTCCGGGTGTATGAAGACCCACGACAGTCTTATGAAGATCACTCCATTTTTTTATCCACAAGAAAATATTACACCAGCCTTTTCAATCTGGATATGAAAGATTACAAGGCATGGGCCTATGGACTTAAAAAAGCAGGATATGCTACCAATCCCCGGTATGCTTCGATCCTGATCACCAAGATTGAAAAATACAGACTCTATGAGTATGATAATACCAATTCCGGAGAAGTTCTGTATGCCGTTCTTAGAATGTACCCCGACTTAAAAGATGACCGGTCGTTTATGGCGCAGCTGGAACCTTCGAAAACATATACAAAGAAAGCTAAAGATCCTGTTACCGTAGAAGTTCCTTACAAACAGACTTCATATGCACAGCAGCAGAAAAGAGTAGAAAGGATCAAGACAAAGGCTGAAATTCTTAATTCAATTCTTATTAAAAGCCATCCCAATGAAGGCTTAAAATATATCGTTATACCTGAAGATACGAACGTAAAATTCATTGCAGATAAATTCAAGGTAAGCGAAAGCAGGCTGATTAAATGGAATGAGCTTGACAGTGATATTCTCAAGAAAAATGATATTGTCTTCCTGGAATCTAAAAATTCTACAGGAAATACAGCCATCTACAAAGCCGAATCCGGTGAAGATATGCACGATATTGCTCAGAAATTCGGAATCAAATTAAATAAATTATATGCTAAAAACAGAATGGATGAAGGACAGAAACCATCTGCAGGCCAGCTGATTTATTTAATTGATAAAAAACCCAGAAACTAA
- the hemL gene encoding glutamate-1-semialdehyde 2,1-aminomutase, with product MKYQRSSALFDEAYKYIPGGVNSPVRAFKSVGGAPVFMKSAKGAYLTDADDNIYIDYINSWGPAILGHTHPEVLEELKMQAEKGFSFGAPTELETEIAKFIIENVPNIDQIRMVSSGTEACMSAVRLTRGFTKRDKILKFEGCYHGHSDSFLIKAGSGAATFGNPNSPGVTEGTAKDTLLARYNDFEQVEDLFRHNQGEIAAVIIEPVAGNMGCVLPENNFLQNLRKICDENGALLIFDEVMTGFRLAFGGAQELYNVKADLVTYGKVIGGGLPVGAFAGRNEIMDHLAPKGAVYQAGTLSGNPLAMRAGLKTLELIKNDPEFFNRINKTAETLDFGIGKILNEKGIPHKINRKGSMMSVFFHTNRVSDFDEAQASNHSLFNNFFHQMLQNGIYLPPSGYETYFISDAIKDKEIEMTLEAVRKFEYS from the coding sequence ATGAAATACCAAAGAAGTTCGGCTTTATTTGATGAAGCCTACAAATACATTCCTGGAGGAGTAAATTCTCCGGTCAGAGCATTCAAATCAGTAGGAGGTGCTCCTGTATTCATGAAATCTGCAAAAGGGGCTTACCTTACAGACGCAGATGATAATATATATATCGACTATATTAATTCATGGGGACCGGCTATTTTAGGACATACCCATCCTGAAGTGCTTGAAGAACTGAAAATGCAGGCTGAAAAAGGCTTCTCTTTTGGAGCACCTACAGAACTGGAAACAGAAATTGCCAAATTCATTATAGAAAATGTTCCGAATATTGATCAGATCAGAATGGTTTCTTCAGGTACAGAAGCCTGTATGAGTGCTGTAAGGTTGACAAGAGGGTTTACAAAAAGAGATAAGATCTTAAAATTTGAAGGCTGTTATCATGGTCATTCAGATTCATTTCTGATTAAAGCGGGAAGCGGTGCTGCTACTTTTGGAAACCCAAATTCTCCTGGAGTTACAGAAGGAACAGCTAAAGATACTCTTTTGGCTCGCTACAACGATTTTGAGCAGGTAGAGGATCTGTTTCGCCACAATCAAGGAGAAATTGCCGCTGTTATTATTGAGCCCGTTGCCGGAAATATGGGCTGTGTACTGCCCGAAAATAATTTCCTTCAGAATTTGAGAAAAATCTGTGATGAAAATGGAGCTTTATTAATCTTTGATGAGGTGATGACTGGTTTCAGATTGGCTTTCGGAGGAGCTCAGGAATTGTATAATGTAAAAGCAGATCTTGTTACTTACGGAAAAGTAATCGGTGGTGGCCTTCCGGTAGGAGCTTTCGCAGGTAGAAACGAAATTATGGATCACTTAGCTCCAAAAGGAGCTGTTTATCAGGCAGGAACCTTAAGTGGAAATCCATTGGCGATGAGAGCCGGATTGAAAACACTGGAGCTTATCAAAAATGATCCTGAATTCTTTAACAGAATCAATAAAACTGCAGAAACACTGGATTTTGGAATCGGTAAAATTTTAAATGAAAAAGGAATTCCCCATAAGATCAACCGAAAAGGATCTATGATGTCTGTATTTTTTCACACCAACAGAGTTTCTGATTTTGATGAGGCACAAGCTTCCAATCATTCTTTGTTTAATAATTTCTTTCACCAGATGCTTCAGAATGGAATATATCTTCCACCAAGCGGTTATGAAACCTATTTCATCAGTGATGCCATCAAGGATAAAGAAATTGAAATGACGCTTGAAGCAGTAAGAAAATTTGAATATTCTTAA
- a CDS encoding TonB-dependent receptor has product MKKQLHKSIMLLALFSAGYAFAQSQVLEGRVLDEKDNNPIEGVKVKVNDQEVTTDISGYYSINLSPGTNYVITVSSNGYNRKEISEVTVKTDANTHLDIVLNKPSTKEIEGVVIKSNARKETIASTIGLQRNSGVVSQVIGVEAIKRSPDRNTGEVLKRVSGVSLADGKYIVVRGLSDRYNQAMLNGIQLSSTEPDRKTFSFDLFPANVIETLVINKTFIPEYSGEWAGGLIQVNTKDIPNKNFFNLQVGVGGNSITMGQEFHMQKGGKWDFLGIDDGYRKLPSDMPAKNAFGILDEANKTAIGKQYVKNLGYNSIGYPENLSFQLDGGFNTKVFGKDLGVIAVLNYSNNKRRIESQNRFFTINDQLADTNFDYYTEKYQNDIILGGLLNLTLKLNSNNKISLKNIITNNTVNHMSFRTGKDFEFDPVNGTNIMAREIGFKETTFYNSTLNGTHKIDALGGLTFNWYGSFGILDQYIPLLQRLQYNQYPDMTGSPYLALISNGLSQKSGSVFYSTLSDYLYNAGGDLSKTFTMFGQKQTVKGGYLFQVKDRIYNSRPFSVRLSGYNQGLLSQPFETIFSPENFGTDGGKFTFDEIAGNQYRYIANTILNAGYLQFDNNFASWFRAVWGLRVENFDQLVGSTKKSDDRFVNTRVTDFLPALNMTFKLTNNMNLRVAGSQTVVRPEFREVSPLAYYDFDLGATVIGNKYIQRTKITNADIRWEWYPRNGEILSVAGFYKNFKNPIELYFNQSGVGTSNTFNYLNVDKADAYGAELEFRKKLDFVSALKNFTFGGNFALIKNKVTDKATNIDRPMQGQSPYTVNLSLQYDTEKTGWTSTVLFNMIGRRILYVGNDQVPPIWENPRPLLDFQVAKKIWQNKGEIKLNVSDILNRHANFYHDLNNNKKYDSADALAIDRVTGTNISLTLGYSF; this is encoded by the coding sequence ATGAAAAAACAACTCCATAAGAGTATTATGCTACTTGCTTTGTTTTCTGCCGGCTATGCTTTTGCACAAAGTCAGGTTTTAGAAGGCAGGGTATTGGACGAGAAAGACAACAATCCTATAGAAGGTGTAAAAGTAAAAGTAAATGATCAGGAAGTAACCACTGACATTTCCGGATACTATTCTATTAATCTGTCACCGGGAACCAATTATGTTATAACGGTATCTTCTAACGGATACAACAGGAAAGAGATCAGTGAAGTTACGGTAAAAACTGATGCAAATACTCATCTTGATATTGTTTTGAACAAACCATCAACTAAAGAAATTGAGGGAGTTGTTATAAAATCCAATGCCAGAAAGGAAACCATAGCCTCTACCATTGGCTTACAAAGAAATTCTGGGGTAGTTTCTCAGGTGATCGGAGTTGAAGCAATCAAAAGAAGCCCGGACAGAAATACAGGAGAAGTTCTGAAAAGGGTTTCGGGTGTAAGTTTGGCCGATGGAAAATACATTGTGGTAAGAGGTCTGTCAGACCGTTACAACCAGGCTATGCTAAACGGCATTCAGCTATCCAGTACGGAGCCGGACAGAAAAACTTTTTCTTTTGACCTTTTCCCTGCTAACGTTATTGAAACCCTTGTTATCAATAAGACTTTCATTCCTGAATACAGTGGTGAATGGGCTGGAGGACTTATACAGGTAAATACTAAAGATATTCCCAATAAGAACTTTTTCAATCTTCAGGTAGGTGTTGGAGGAAATTCTATTACAATGGGGCAGGAATTCCATATGCAGAAAGGCGGAAAATGGGATTTCCTGGGAATTGATGACGGATATAGAAAACTTCCTTCTGATATGCCTGCAAAAAATGCTTTTGGTATTTTAGATGAGGCTAATAAAACAGCAATCGGTAAACAATATGTAAAGAATCTTGGCTACAACAGTATCGGATATCCTGAGAATTTGAGCTTCCAGCTTGATGGTGGTTTCAATACAAAGGTATTTGGAAAAGATTTGGGTGTTATTGCAGTTCTTAACTACAGTAACAACAAAAGAAGAATCGAATCTCAGAACCGTTTCTTTACGATTAATGATCAGCTTGCCGATACGAACTTCGATTATTATACTGAAAAATATCAAAACGATATTATCTTAGGCGGTTTATTAAATCTTACTTTAAAGCTTAACAGCAATAATAAAATTTCCCTGAAAAATATTATTACCAATAATACGGTAAATCATATGTCTTTCAGAACAGGAAAGGATTTTGAATTTGATCCTGTAAACGGAACAAATATCATGGCAAGAGAAATTGGATTTAAGGAAACTACTTTCTACAATTCAACGCTTAACGGTACTCACAAAATAGATGCTCTTGGAGGTCTTACTTTCAACTGGTACGGAAGTTTCGGTATCCTGGATCAGTATATTCCATTATTGCAGCGTCTGCAATATAACCAATATCCGGATATGACAGGAAGTCCTTATCTGGCTTTGATTTCTAACGGACTTTCACAAAAATCAGGAAGTGTATTTTATTCTACACTGAGCGATTACTTATATAATGCAGGTGGCGATCTATCTAAAACTTTTACAATGTTTGGACAAAAACAAACGGTAAAAGGTGGATATTTATTCCAGGTAAAAGATAGGATCTATAATTCCAGACCATTCTCTGTAAGGCTTTCAGGATATAACCAGGGGTTGCTTTCGCAACCGTTTGAAACTATCTTCAGTCCTGAGAATTTCGGAACAGACGGAGGCAAATTTACGTTCGACGAAATTGCAGGAAACCAGTACAGATATATTGCCAATACTATCCTAAATGCAGGTTATTTACAGTTTGACAATAACTTTGCATCTTGGTTCAGAGCGGTATGGGGATTAAGAGTTGAAAATTTTGACCAATTGGTTGGAAGTACAAAGAAAAGTGATGACCGTTTTGTGAATACTCGTGTTACTGACTTTTTACCAGCTTTAAATATGACATTTAAGCTGACTAACAATATGAATTTACGTGTTGCAGGTTCACAGACCGTTGTAAGACCGGAATTTAGAGAAGTTTCTCCGTTAGCATACTATGATTTTGATTTAGGAGCTACAGTGATCGGTAATAAATATATCCAGAGAACAAAAATAACCAATGCCGACATACGTTGGGAATGGTATCCGAGAAATGGTGAAATTCTTTCCGTTGCCGGTTTCTACAAAAACTTTAAAAACCCTATTGAATTATACTTTAACCAGTCCGGTGTAGGAACAAGTAATACCTTCAATTATCTGAACGTAGATAAAGCAGATGCTTATGGAGCTGAGCTGGAATTCAGAAAAAAACTGGATTTCGTCAGTGCTCTTAAAAACTTCACTTTCGGCGGAAACTTTGCCTTAATCAAAAACAAAGTAACGGACAAGGCTACGAACATTGACAGACCAATGCAGGGACAATCTCCTTACACTGTCAACCTGAGCTTACAGTATGATACTGAAAAAACAGGCTGGACTTCAACAGTACTTTTCAACATGATCGGAAGAAGGATTCTTTATGTAGGAAACGATCAGGTTCCACCAATCTGGGAAAACCCAAGACCACTTCTTGATTTCCAGGTTGCCAAGAAAATCTGGCAGAACAAAGGAGAGATCAAGCTGAATGTTTCAGATATCCTGAACCGTCATGCGAACTTCTACCACGACCTTAATAATAATAAAAAATACGACAGTGCAGATGCGCTTGCTATTGACAGAGTAACAGGAACAAACATCAGTTTAACTCTAGGATATAGCTTTTAA
- a CDS encoding amidohydrolase — translation MKTSDQTISRKDFIRNSALAAAGLTLIPNIMAASPFFDKQNISEGKLRLKNVRLETGFEYDEGEVTATTTDLFYIEIENGKIKSMAPNQPNAKAVDARGMLMLPAFKDMHIHLDKTFYGDKWQAVRKRTGGVKGMIALEQKMLPEMLKNSTFKAEKMIELLQSKGTSFARSHVNIEPTSKLDSLKNLQNALENKKKSFGSELVAFPQHGVFYTDSVPYLKEAAQMDIDFIGGVDPFTIDGAIEKTIDFTVLLALDNKKGIDIHLHETGESGLNTVEYLIKKVNENPSLKGKTYLSHCFILAKLDKVKQEEVAEKLAEAQIGIVSTIPFGSLVMPIPTLYKHNVTVLTGNDSIVDHWNTFGTGSVLQKANLMAQLYGYSTEFLLSRSLKLATANVLPLDDKGNQQWPKAGDLADFVLVNASCSAEAVSRISDVKSLVHQGNVVF, via the coding sequence ATGAAGACTTCAGACCAGACAATATCCCGTAAAGATTTTATCAGAAATTCAGCGCTGGCAGCGGCCGGACTCACTTTAATACCTAATATTATGGCAGCATCTCCGTTTTTTGATAAGCAGAATATTTCAGAAGGAAAATTAAGGCTTAAGAATGTCCGTCTTGAAACCGGTTTTGAATATGATGAAGGAGAAGTAACGGCTACTACAACCGATCTGTTTTATATAGAAATTGAAAACGGAAAGATCAAAAGTATGGCTCCGAATCAGCCAAATGCAAAAGCAGTTGATGCCAGAGGAATGCTGATGCTCCCTGCATTTAAAGATATGCATATTCATTTGGATAAGACGTTTTATGGTGATAAATGGCAAGCGGTCAGAAAAAGAACCGGCGGTGTAAAAGGCATGATCGCACTGGAACAGAAAATGCTTCCGGAAATGCTGAAGAATTCAACCTTCAAAGCAGAAAAGATGATTGAATTGCTGCAATCAAAAGGAACCTCTTTTGCAAGAAGTCATGTCAATATTGAGCCCACTTCAAAATTAGACTCGTTAAAAAATCTTCAGAATGCGTTAGAAAACAAAAAGAAAAGTTTTGGATCTGAGCTTGTGGCTTTTCCGCAGCATGGTGTATTTTATACGGATTCTGTGCCCTATCTTAAAGAAGCGGCCCAAATGGATATTGATTTTATCGGTGGGGTAGATCCGTTTACGATTGACGGAGCCATTGAGAAAACAATTGATTTTACGGTTCTATTAGCTTTAGATAACAAGAAAGGAATTGATATTCATCTTCACGAAACTGGTGAATCTGGATTAAATACCGTAGAATATCTTATTAAGAAAGTGAATGAGAACCCTTCATTAAAAGGCAAAACATACCTGAGTCACTGCTTTATTTTAGCAAAATTAGACAAAGTAAAACAGGAGGAGGTCGCTGAAAAATTGGCTGAGGCCCAAATAGGAATTGTTTCCACGATTCCCTTCGGAAGTCTTGTAATGCCGATTCCCACCTTGTATAAGCATAATGTAACGGTATTGACAGGCAACGACAGCATTGTAGATCACTGGAATACTTTCGGAACAGGAAGTGTACTGCAGAAAGCGAATCTGATGGCGCAGCTGTACGGTTATTCTACAGAGTTTTTACTGTCAAGGAGCCTCAAGCTGGCTACCGCCAATGTACTTCCGTTAGATGACAAAGGAAATCAACAATGGCCTAAAGCCGGGGATCTGGCAGATTTTGTACTGGTCAATGCAAGCTGTTCCGCAGAAGCTGTTTCGAGAATTTCAGATGTGAAATCATTGGTTCATCAAGGGAATGTAGTTTTTTAA
- a CDS encoding response regulator transcription factor, whose product MNQKKILLIDDELDILEILSYNLEKEGYDIYTATNGNEGIEKAKEIIPDLILLDVMMPEKDGIETCQELRKVKELQKTLIVFLSARSEEFSQLAGFQAGANDYIVKLIKPKVLTSKVNALLQLTSQVSDNAKLIEIGDLVIDKDNFRVSKSGQQFLLPKKEFDLLYLLASNTEKVFKREEILEKVWGNDVIVGERTIDVHIRRLREKLGINTIQTLKGIGYKLIV is encoded by the coding sequence ATGAACCAAAAGAAAATACTCTTAATAGACGACGAGCTGGATATTTTAGAGATTCTGTCTTACAACCTGGAAAAAGAAGGCTATGATATCTATACAGCCACAAACGGTAACGAAGGGATCGAAAAAGCCAAAGAAATTATTCCCGATCTTATCCTATTAGATGTTATGATGCCTGAAAAAGACGGTATCGAAACCTGCCAGGAGCTTCGTAAAGTAAAAGAGCTGCAGAAAACACTCATCGTTTTCCTTTCTGCAAGAAGCGAAGAATTCTCCCAGTTAGCAGGATTTCAGGCAGGAGCCAACGACTACATTGTAAAGCTGATCAAGCCGAAGGTTCTTACTTCCAAAGTGAATGCTTTATTACAGCTGACTTCCCAGGTTTCGGATAATGCTAAATTAATAGAGATTGGTGATCTGGTGATTGATAAAGATAACTTCAGGGTCTCAAAAAGCGGTCAGCAGTTCCTTCTTCCTAAAAAAGAGTTTGACTTGCTTTATCTTTTAGCTTCAAATACAGAAAAAGTCTTTAAAAGAGAGGAAATTCTGGAAAAAGTTTGGGGTAATGATGTGATTGTAGGAGAAAGAACCATTGATGTTCACATCAGAAGACTAAGAGAAAAACTGGGAATCAATACCATTCAGACATTGAAAGGAATAGGATATAAGCTTATCGTTTAA
- a CDS encoding amidohydrolase: protein MQFPYQLVAKRKYSLKNVHLETGFEYDEEEVISTKTDLFSIEIEEGKIKAVKANDPASDALDAKGFLMLPAFRDMHIHLDKTLYGLPWQALSPKRRTVKDMIAYEQQIIPELLKTSVDRAEQLISLLQHYGTHFARTHFNIDPTSGLKSLEHLEKSLDNKKNSFKAELVAFPQHGLYYTDTVALMKDVAQLKSVDFIGGLDPFSIDGNIEKVLDFTVQLALDHKKGIDIHLHEVGESGMKTINYLIDKAIENQQLQGKIFVSHAFALGHLSPKETEKIAERLAEGKVGIVSSVPFRGTMMPIPVLKRYGVNVLIGNDNVQDYWSTFGSGNMLQKANLIAELYGYETEFQLSRTLQFATQSILPLDDKGNRQWPGPGDDASVVLTNASCSAEAVARISKIEALMTEGNLFWRS, encoded by the coding sequence ATGCAGTTTCCCTATCAATTGGTTGCAAAAAGAAAATATTCTCTCAAAAATGTCCATCTTGAAACGGGGTTTGAATATGATGAAGAAGAAGTAATCAGCACAAAAACTGACCTTTTCAGTATTGAAATTGAAGAAGGAAAAATCAAAGCTGTAAAAGCAAATGACCCGGCTTCTGATGCTTTGGATGCCAAAGGGTTTCTGATGCTTCCCGCTTTCAGAGATATGCATATTCATCTGGATAAAACATTATACGGACTTCCATGGCAAGCGCTTTCACCAAAAAGAAGAACGGTAAAAGATATGATTGCCTATGAGCAGCAAATCATTCCTGAACTTTTAAAAACATCTGTAGATAGGGCAGAGCAGCTGATCAGTCTGTTGCAGCATTACGGAACTCATTTTGCGAGAACTCATTTTAATATTGATCCCACTTCAGGTTTAAAATCACTGGAGCATCTTGAAAAATCACTGGACAACAAAAAAAACTCTTTTAAGGCTGAACTTGTTGCTTTTCCACAGCATGGCCTGTATTATACGGATACTGTTGCCTTGATGAAAGATGTAGCACAATTGAAAAGTGTTGATTTTATCGGAGGACTTGACCCTTTTAGTATTGACGGAAATATTGAGAAAGTACTCGATTTTACGGTACAGCTGGCTTTAGACCATAAAAAAGGAATAGATATCCATCTGCATGAAGTGGGAGAGTCGGGAATGAAAACCATCAATTACCTGATTGATAAAGCAATTGAAAATCAACAGTTACAAGGAAAGATATTTGTAAGCCATGCTTTTGCTCTGGGACATCTTTCGCCAAAGGAAACGGAAAAGATCGCCGAAAGACTGGCAGAAGGAAAAGTGGGAATTGTATCTTCTGTTCCATTCAGAGGGACAATGATGCCGATTCCTGTATTGAAAAGATATGGTGTAAATGTTCTGATCGGAAATGATAATGTGCAGGATTACTGGAGTACGTTCGGATCGGGAAATATGCTGCAGAAAGCCAATCTGATTGCGGAACTGTATGGATATGAAACTGAATTCCAACTGTCCAGAACACTTCAGTTTGCGACTCAAAGTATTCTTCCATTGGATGATAAAGGAAATCGGCAATGGCCAGGACCGGGTGATGATGCATCGGTAGTTTTGACAAATGCTTCATGTTCTGCAGAAGCCGTTGCCAGAATATCTAAGATTGAAGCCCTGATGACTGAAGGGAATCTATTCTGGAGATCATAA
- a CDS encoding AraC family transcriptional regulator, which translates to MSHTNHFPILGIQEFSENQLQGCHLLFNELNGERSIDDPHKHDFFIINLFEYGKGSHTIDFREYKVGNYQIHLVFPDQVHQWVIEKETVGYQLMISRDWFESFLPSLRFSASYYQNHPVIDLSEKAFKTFLYEFQAIRQEVEEENIFWEVIQKRSELIGLLVSKSVEGAFKDFEMYHSNPIISKFLQLIDKHFKTERSVSFYAEKLHISANYLNIVCRKNLKTSASSLIQDRILLEAKRLLKVSEMSVKDIVYDLGFYDHASFSKFFKAQTGMTPSQFK; encoded by the coding sequence TTGAGCCATACAAATCATTTTCCAATCTTAGGAATTCAGGAGTTCAGTGAAAACCAGCTTCAAGGCTGTCATCTGCTTTTTAATGAACTGAATGGGGAGCGGTCTATTGATGATCCCCACAAGCATGATTTTTTTATTATTAACCTTTTTGAATATGGTAAAGGCAGCCATACTATTGATTTTAGAGAATATAAGGTAGGTAATTACCAGATCCACCTTGTTTTTCCTGACCAGGTTCATCAGTGGGTGATCGAAAAGGAAACGGTTGGATATCAGCTGATGATCAGCAGAGACTGGTTTGAAAGCTTTCTGCCTTCACTGAGATTTTCAGCTTCCTATTATCAGAATCATCCTGTTATTGATCTTTCTGAAAAAGCTTTCAAGACTTTCCTGTATGAATTTCAGGCGATCCGGCAAGAGGTAGAGGAAGAGAATATCTTTTGGGAAGTTATCCAGAAACGGAGCGAACTGATTGGGTTATTGGTCAGTAAATCAGTAGAAGGAGCTTTCAAGGATTTTGAAATGTATCATTCCAATCCTATTATTTCTAAATTTTTACAGCTTATTGATAAACATTTCAAAACAGAAAGATCGGTTTCTTTCTATGCCGAAAAGCTTCATATTTCTGCCAATTATTTAAATATAGTCTGTAGGAAAAACCTGAAAACTTCGGCTTCATCACTTATTCAGGACCGAATTCTTCTGGAAGCCAAGCGTCTTCTGAAAGTATCAGAAATGTCTGTAAAGGATATTGTGTATGATCTGGGATTTTATGATCATGCCAGTTTTTCCAAATTTTTCAAAGCACAGACGGGAATGACTCCGTCGCAATTCAAATAA